From the genome of uncultured Bacteroides sp.:
GCTGAGACAATTTCCCCCAAAACAGCCCAATCGGGTATAGGATTGGAAAACGTGAAAAGACGCCTTGCTCTTCTATATTCCAAGAATCATGAGTTGCAGATAATAAAGGAATTAAATACCTTTAGAGTTGAATTAACAATAAAGTTATGACAATATCATGTATAATAATAGAAGATGAGCCGTTGGCAGCAGAAAAGCTGGAAAGTTTTGTCACCCGCATACCCTTTCTTAAGCTTAAAGGCAGTTTTGATAATGCCTTGGAAGGATTGCAATTCCTGAAAACGCAGACTGTTGATTTGCTATTTCTTGATATTCAGATGGAAAAGATTACCGGCATTCAATTGCTCGAGAATCTTTCCTCGAAACCTTATGTTGTCATTACATCTGCTTATTCAGATTATGCCTTGAAAGGATATGAATTGAGCGTCTTTGATTATCTGCTTAAACCATATTCTTTCGAACGCTTCCAAATGGCAGTTAACCGAGTATCCGATGATCTGAAACAGAAAACAGGAGCAAATAATGAAAGCAATGGTTCCCAAATTTTTATAAA
Proteins encoded in this window:
- a CDS encoding LytTR family DNA-binding domain-containing protein, whose product is MTISCIIIEDEPLAAEKLESFVTRIPFLKLKGSFDNALEGLQFLKTQTVDLLFLDIQMEKITGIQLLENLSSKPYVVITSAYSDYALKGYELSVFDYLLKPYSFERFQMAVNRVSDDLKQKTGANNESNGSQIFIKTEYRRENVHLDDILYIEGMQGYLKIYLSDKRILTKQSMKAILKTLPEDQFIQVHKSYIVALSKIESIERNHIKIAGKLIPVGDFYKMQFYERIENI